One stretch of Chloroflexota bacterium DNA includes these proteins:
- a CDS encoding hydantoinase B/oxoprolinase family protein produces MSTIEEAPPTVDAITAEIIRNAVVAITDEMKTNLMRTAYNMIIYEALDFTVGLFDAEGNTISIGLGLPMFIRGLSDAIKAKIAFFGP; encoded by the coding sequence ATGAGCACCATCGAAGAAGCGCCGCCGACCGTCGACGCCATCACGGCCGAGATCATTCGGAACGCGGTGGTGGCGATCACGGATGAGATGAAGACCAACCTCATGCGCACGGCCTACAACATGATCATCTACGAGGCGCTGGACTTCACCGTCGGGCTCTTCGACGCTGAGGGAAACACGATTTCGATTGGGCTGGGCCTGCCCATGTTCATCCGCGGGCTCTCCGACGCCATCAAGGCCAAGATCGCCTTCTTCGGTCC